From Malaya genurostris strain Urasoe2022 chromosome 2, Malgen_1.1, whole genome shotgun sequence:
tttttctttgccAAACTTTTTTAAAGATCAACTCTCCAACTGTCTTTAATATTTATTAGTTTCCTTGTAACTTTACGATTTTCGTGGTATCACGTGATGGAATAACTAagaagtttgaaaaaatattaaatttttcattttttaaaaaaatccaaaGATTCTTTCTCAgtgtttgtattttttgaaaGTTCTTCACGATCGAACTGCACGCCTACTGCGTTCGTTTTTTGTCTATATATCGAGGGATGCTAAGAAAAATTAATATTCTCGTGGTCGTGCACGAAGATGTCTCTgacttgaaaaatcacttttttattCGACATTAAAGGGGTTATTCTTTCTTCGCTTGATTCTACTGAACAGAGTATTCAGTATTATTCTACTACGGTCAGGGCCGTCAAGAAGGGAGGGGGAAATGAAGGAATCTCCCTGGGTCCGGACTCTTTCAGGGGGTCCGGAAATTTGATAATTCAAAATTGCTTTTTCATTCTACATTACAAatcaaaaatcgaaacaaatttggctagtgaattattttgttaaaataatgaatttaaaaatttcttgGTTCGTTTTACCAATGAAAAAAGTAAAATCGTTAGCTTGAATCTATAGTTAGGTTGAAGAAGGCATCAGCTCCATGTAAACTTACTtgtgaaatataaaatataatctTGAAACATATCACAAAAAATGATGTATATGTATTTTACCGAAAAGTCTTCTTTGACGTATATTAAGTATATTTAATATAggttttgaaataaaatatagTAAGCTTCACAGATTTCCTGCGATCGGTGATAGATACTTATTATTTTAGGATGTAAACAAATACCGAAGTTAAAGTCGTAATTATTCACGCATTTCTTatgaaaaatattatataaCACAATTTGTGGCATTTCCTACCTTTTACTGTGGCATAATCAAGCGTGTAAGATAGTCCATTACAACCTCGCTGACGAACTCCTACCTTGAGGCCTATCTGcgtaataaaacaaacaattaaCCTATATTCAAACATGGAATAATTTGAGCTTACATATTCATTTTTGCCCGCCAAGAGATGCTTTATCCTTGAAACAGCAGCGGGTGTCTGTATTTTGTTAAAAGAAAAATCAATATTTCTGATtcagttttaaatttaattcctTACCAAAATGAGAGCAGCTCTAGTTGGCAGAAGCTTTTTTTTAACCGCCCTTACAGTTGCAGTAGCAACTACCTTCGATGCCATATCGTTGCAGTTTATTTGTGTCAATAATGTCTAGAATCACAAATGAATCACTTTATAATTTTCGAGAACTTGTTGAAAGACTCATTTCGCAATGtttgaagtttttaaaaataaataagtcAAATTCACCATCAGCTGATTTAGAATTGTCAGAATGATCCATTTCCCATTTTGTTCCAAACAGTACACGTGTGGAAATAAGCACGtgagtgcatgaaaataaatgagaAAGGAATAGTAATGATGTATGTATAGCTGTACTTTTCTAATGTCAAATCAAATGTCATTTCAATTAAAAAGTCTGGTCATCAGCACTCTACGCTCTACACATTATCAAAATACGGATGAAACGCAACAACGGAACATCATCTTTTTTCATACATATATATTAGCAAAATTCTCGATAATGGTGTTCATTATTTGGTAGCATTTTAACTTGTGTGGTTCGATACTAGAAGTTACGCTTGCATTAGGCGCAGTAGTTTTTATTGCAGCGCagaatttaaattttcaaaagaggAACATCAAGATGAATTCGGATGCTGTAGACTTTCATGATGATAATGCCTTCTGCGAGAGAATCGTCAGCGAAATCTATGCGGTTTTCCTCAAAGATCCAGACTTGTGAGTATGCACCTGAGGGTTCAATTGTTAATTAATTGGAAGTTGTGTGACAAATGTGATTAATGTAAAAAGCAATAGTTGAGTTTTTATATTCTGATGAAAGATCGTTGAAGCATAATACTATTTTCTGAATGTTAACTGTTTTAACAAAAGATAAAAATAATTACAATTGTAAGTTAGATTTGaatgaataataaaatttaaatgttcGCTCTagataatatttaaaatttatatgCTACGTTGTGCCTAAAAATACATGCCCTTGTTATGAAACTGTTCAACAGAATTGACATTAATTCATatcaattgattgatataatttagctCGTTAGTGTTCGCACAGTACACAACACGAAACCTATTGCATGAACATCTTGAAGGATGCGAATGGAtgatgcgaattaaattttgctTAGCTTAAGACAGTTGCGAATTAAACTAAACCATTTATTTCCATTGCAGATCGGGATTTGAAATTATTCCCATGCCCTTAAATAGAAATAAATCACCTGTAGTTCATATGGAGCACAATCTAGGACTTCAGTCGTGGTGCGTTAAGTATGTGTACGAGTATTCCCATCGTCTGATACTGCAACATAAAACCGATTGTTCGAGGCTTCAAGGAGGGAATTCTGCGCCTTGTGCATCTCTGAACAATGGATCTGGTTTGCTGTTGACATCTAGCAATCCAAATAATAATTCAATCATCAAGTACCTAAACTGTGCCATTCTCATCAATCCAGATGTGGCGACATTCTGGAATTTGCGCCGGCAGCTGTTTGCAAAAAATAGGTTGGAAATTACCAAAGAATTTCAATTTGCTACAGTTGTATTGAGCAAGAAACCCAAATCAAACGAAGCGTTCGCATACAGACGTTGGTTGTATTTATTCCAGAGTAAGTGTTATAACTTTTATCTacaaaaacaactattttttttcaaagtttaatATATACTCACTGTTGTTAGTCATGCATGGATACCAGATTATAATTGTGTGAGGATGGGGGTTGTTCAAATATTGTGCAGGTTGCGCTTGAAGTGCAAATCAGACGTGGCTAAAAAGCCGCACCTATACGTACTTGTGCTGGTACGGATAAAGAAAACAATGCAGCTTTTGCAAACGACGCCCGTTGTGTGCGATTTCCTATTCGcgataaagaaaacaaaaacagatACCGTTGCGTGGTTTTGAAAACTCAACCGAGCCTATTCTTACCGTGATTAAGAAACCAAAACCGTGGTGCAGGTACTGTTGTTCATTACCggtgtttggttttaattggAAACTGAATAGCGGTTGGGAAAATCATAGCCACTTTACATGAAGTGCGGCAAAACGAATAAAAGAATCTCAAtagatttgaattattttaaatgACATGCATCGGAACCTCATACTTCCCGatgtaatttcaatttttacagaaatatcaccaatagagtaatatcatcaataaaaactgcaaataatattttcatacATGTTGCGATTATTAAtcattataattaaaaaaaacaatgatcCAATCACCAAGTATGTTCTCATGAGTGCATGAGAGTAAATCAACCAGCTTTAATTTAAACAAAGTCTTTGTCTctgtaatcaatattcagattaAAATCTCGATAAACATTAGATTAGGTGCTAAGTGA
This genomic window contains:
- the LOC131428692 gene encoding iron-sulfur cluster assembly 1 homolog, mitochondrial, whose protein sequence is MASKVVATATVRAVKKKLLPTRAALILTPAAVSRIKHLLAGKNEYIGLKVGVRQRGCNGLSYTLDYATVKDKMDEEVVQDGVKVLIDKKAQLSLLGTEMDYVETKLSAEFVFNNPNIKGTCGCGESFSI